One Salvia splendens isolate huo1 chromosome 12, SspV2, whole genome shotgun sequence genomic window carries:
- the LOC121757100 gene encoding heterogeneous nuclear ribonucleoprotein 1-like: protein MEVDQGKLFIGGISWDTNEDRLKDYFETYGDVVEAVIMKDRTTGRARGFGFVVFADPAVAERVVKEKHMIEGRTVEAKKAVPRDDQYLINRNSGSMQGSPGTGRTKKIFVGGLASTVTENDFKTYFDQFGIITDVVVMYDHNTQRPRGFGFITYDSEDAVDRVLHKTFHELNGKMVEVKRAVPKELSPGPSRSPLVGYNYGFTRPNNFLNSYAQGYNLSSVGGYGVRMDGRYSPLASGRAGFSPFGSPAYGLGVNMEQGLSGGFGGGSNFNSNLGYGRVLNPYFANNQSRYNTPIGYNTNNSRGESFLSTSPRSVWGNSGLNASPNSGGSASYFGSGSGGFGVFGNNVTNWGTSPVAGSLGGSSSGYNGGNFGYRGGDNSFAAGAGGFGRNTGNGVAPTSSFPASTGDYEGSYGDFYRSGSVYGDPTWQTTSSELDNSNSYGYGLGDSEDVAAKDSEDYVVGYDLPNRQSSRGIAA, encoded by the exons ATGGAGGTGGATCAAGGTAAGCTCTTTATCGGTGGGATTTCTTGGGACACGAATGAGGATCGTCTTAAAGATTATTTTGAAACATATGGAGATGTTGTGGAAGCAGTGATCATGAAAGACCGAACCACAGGTCGTGCTCGTGGATTTGGCTTTGTTGTCTTTGCAGACCCTGCCGTTGCTGAGAGGGTGGTTAAGGAGAAGCACATGATTGAAGGACGAACT GTTGAAGCCAAGAAAGCTGTTCCAAGGGATGATCAATACCTTATAAACCGAAACAGTGGCAGCATGCAAGGTTCACCAGGAACTGGGCGCACTAAAAAGATATTTGTAGGAGGATTAGCATCTACAGTCACAGAGAATGATTTTAAAACTTATTTTGATCAGTTTGGAATCATAACAGACGTCGTGGTGATGTACGACCACAACACGCAGAGGCCAAGAGGTTTTGGTTTTATAACATATGATTCGGAGGACGCAGTAGATAGGGTTTTGCACAAAACTTTTCATGAACTCAATGGTAAAATGGTCGAGGTAAAGCGAGCAGTTCCCAAAGAGTTGTCTCCAGGGCCTAGCCGGAGCCCGCTTGTTGGTTATAACTATGGGTTTACTAGACCCAACAATTTCCTCAATAGCTATGCCCAGGGATATAATCTTAGCTCAGTTGGAGGTTATGGAGTTAGGATGGATGGTAGATACAGTCCACTGGCTAGTGGTCGAGCTGGTTTCTCACCTTTCGGTTCTCCTGCATATGGGCTGGGTGTCAATATGGAGCAAGGTTTAAGTGGTGGCTTTGGAGGAGGCTCTAACTTCAACAGCAACCTAGGTTATGGCCGTGTTCTGAACCCTTATTTTGCCAATAACCAGAGCAGGTACAACACACCTATTGGTTACAATACAAATAACAGCAGAGGTGAATCTTTTCTAAGCACTTCACCTAGAAGTGTTTGGGGAAACAGTGGACTTAATGCTTCTCCAAATAGTGGCGGCTCTGCTTCATACTTTGGATCTGGAAGTGGTGGTTTCGGAGTCTTTGGAAATAATGTGACAAACTGGGGTACTTCCCCGGTTGCTGGGTCCCTCGGAGGAAGCTCTTCTGGGTACAATGGTGGAAACTTTGGGTATAGAGGTGGAGATAACAGTTTTGCTGCGGGAGCAGGAGGATTTGGAAGAAACACTGGAAATGGTGTGGCCCCAACATCTTCATTCCCTGCCTCAACTGGTGACTATGAGGGATCATATGGGGACTTTTACCGTAGTGGTTCTGTATATGGTGACCCAACTTGGCAAACTACATCTTCTGAGCTCGATAATTCTAATTCGTATGGTTATGGGCTTGGAGACTCAGAAGATGTTGCTGCTAAAGATTCTGAGGATTATGTGGTCGGCTATGACCTTCCAAATAGGCAATCCAGTAGAG GTATTGCTGCGTAG